A region from the Triticum urartu cultivar G1812 chromosome 1, Tu2.1, whole genome shotgun sequence genome encodes:
- the LOC125544379 gene encoding uncharacterized protein LOC125544379 — protein sequence MAGGKMAAATAAKWAEGYPWKEKLAKYKGELSKGVWGYWELGAWKPLGISGRQRARLRKEVLLAGEDWTYDPPRGEMRTKRKGHKVDRIAAEKRANTVELMKKMPQMLLDYKKRRWDKKMKEEEAAAAKAT from the exons ATGGCCGGGGGCAAgatggcggcggcgacggcggcgaagtgggcggaGGGGTACCCGTGGAAGGAGAAGCTGGCCAAGTACAAGGGGGAGCTGAGCAAGGGGGTGTGGGGGTACTGGGAGCTCGGGGCGTGGAAGCCGCTGGGGATCAGCGGCCGGCAGCGCGCGCGGCTCCGCAAGGAGGTGCTCCTCGCCGGCGAGGACTGGACCTACGACCCGCCCCGCGGCGAGATGCGCACCAAGCGCAAGGGCCACAAGGTCGACCGCATCGCCGCCGAGAA GCGTGCCAACACCGTCGAGCTGATGAAGAAGATGCCCCAGATGCTCCTCGACTACAAG AAACGCAGATGGGATAAAAAGATGAAAGAGGAGGAGGCGGCAGCAGCAAAGGCTACTTAG
- the LOC125544363 gene encoding phragmoplastin interacting protein 1-like, with protein MVLARKKLKQKLHALLPGGGAEGEAAAEAKKIKVRLVASKRPRPKRPGPRPPRTKSAKNKKASPEKSPAPAVEAEGPEEKAEGLEEPAVDEADPASKAELERRRKERRKEEKEKRKKKKEKMRARKLAEAEAAASKKSDGEPGKHGLEVDGGDDLEEPAVVDEAALAQRAEVMRRREERRKEKKEKRRVRRLMEAEAAANKKSDDEAEKQDVEVAGADAAVSDDSEHNLDATKMEGEAKEIKSEEVKKIKSEEPGQAGVSDNPIVSQDSEQSIKKVYVGGIPYYSSEDDIRSFFEGCGSITALDCMTFPDTGKFRGIAILTFKTDAAAKRALALDGADMGGFLLKVQPYKANREKVKSNHEKEDFAPKMIEGYNRTYVGNLAWDVTEDDLRKFFSDCKISSIRFGTDKETGEFKGFAHVDFSDSTSLAIGLKLDQNVIKGRPARIRCAVPKKENQKPDDKATSDSSKNNIRTCYECGTPGHLSFACPNKKVSEVISSENKDNTDSAEALSKKRRTCYECGVPGHISSACPNKKASEVIADETKANIDSATTSSKKRRTCYECGIPGHLSSACPNKSAPEVIADETKANTESATTASKKRRTCYECGIPGHLSSACPNKSAPEVIADENKANTESASTASKKRRTCYECGVSGHLSSACPNKKATEINPEEAVKPVGGSSTEPSAVSGENKPSDDTSSAPPKKKKRRTCYECGIAGHLSSECPNKAK; from the exons atggtgCTCGCGCGCAAGAAGCTGAAGCAGAAGCTCCACGCGCTCCTCCCCGGCGGGGGCGCCGAGGGGGAGGCTGCCGCGGAGGCGAAGAAGATAAAGGTGCGGCTGGTGGCCTCCAAGCGGCCCCGGCCCAAGCGCCCGGGGCCCCGCCCTCCCCGGACCAAGAGCGCCAAGAACAAGAAGGCGTCTCCGGAGAAATCACCCGCtccggcggtggaggcggagggCCCGGAGGAGAAGGCGGAGGGCCTGGAGGAGCCGGCCGTGGACGAGGCGGACCCTGCGTCGAAGGCGGAGCTGGAGCGGCGGAGGaaggagaggaggaaggaggagaaggagaagaggaagaagaagaaggagaagatgcGGGCCAGGAAGTTGGCGGAGGCCGAGGCGGCGGCGAGCAAGAAGTCTGACGGAGAGCCGGGGAAGCATGGTCTGGAAGTGGATGGTGGTGACGACCTTGAGGAGCCGGCGGTGGTGGACGAGGCCGCCCTGGCGCAGAGGGCGGAGGTGATGCGgcggagggaggagaggaggaaggagaagaaggagaagaggaGGGTCAGGAGGCTGATGGAGGCGGAGGCCGCGGCTAACAAGAAGTCTGATGATGAGGCGGAGAAGCAGGACGTGGAGGTGGCCGGCGCTGATGCAGCTGTGTCAGATGATAG TGAACACAATCTAGACGCCACAAAGATGGAAGGAGAAGCGAAGGAAATTAAGTCAGAAGAGGTGAAGAAAATCAAGTCAGAAGAGCCTGGCCAGGCAGGTGTATCTGACAATCCAATTGTGTCGCAAGATAG TGAGCAAAGTATAAAGAAGGTGTATGTTGGTGGCATCCCGTACTATTCATCTGAGGATGACATTAGAAGTTTCTTTGAAGGATGTGGCAGTATCACTGCGCTGGACTGCATGACTTTTCCTGACACCGGGAAGTTCAGGGGTATTGCCATTCTCACATTCAAG ACTGATGCCGCCGCAAAAAGGGCATTGGCCCTTGATGGTGCAGATAT GGGAGGATTCCTTTTGAAAGTCCAGCCTTACAAGGCTAACCGCGAAAAGGTCAAATCTAACCATGAGAAGGAAGATTTTGCCCCAAAGATGATAGAGGGATACAATAGGACATATGTTGGAAACCTAGCTTGGGACGTAACAGAGGATGATCTGAGGAAGTTCTTTTCTGATTGCAAGATCTCATCCATCCGTTTTGGAACAGACAAGGAGACAGGTGAATTCAAAGGCTTTGCACATGTTGATTTTTCTGATAGCACATCTCTTGCTATTGGTCTGAAGCTTGACCAGAACGTGATTAAGGGGAGACCAGCCAGAATCAGATGTGCTGTTCCAAAGAAAGAAAACCAGAAACCAGATGACAAAGCAACTTCAGACTCATCAAAGAACAACATCCGTACATGTTATGAATGTGGCACTCCTGGCCATCTCTCTTTTGCTTGCCCTAATAAGAAGGTTTCTGAAGTCATATCCAGTGAAAATAAGGATAATACTGATTCAGCTGAAGCATTGTCGAAGAAGAGACGCACGTGTTATGAATGTGGCGTTCCTGGCCATATATCGTCAGCTTGCCCCAACAAAAAGGCTTCTGAAGTCATAGCTGATGAAACTAAGGCCAATATTGACTCAGCCACAACATCATCGAAGAAGAGACGGACATGCTATGAATGTGGCATTCCTGGTCATCTATCATCTGCTTGCCCAAATAAAAGTGCTCCTGAAGTCATAGCTGATGAAACTAAGGCCAATACCGAATCTGCCACAACAGCGTCGAAGAAGAGACGGACATGCTATGAATGTGGCATTCCTGGTCATCTATCATCTGCTTGCCCAAATAAAAGTGCTCCTGAAGTCATAGCTGATGAAAATAAGGCCAATACTGAATCTGCCTCGACAGCGTCGAAGAAGAGACGGACATGCTATGAATGTGGCGTCTCCGGTCATCTCTCGTCAGCTTGCCCCAACAAAAAGGCCACTGAGATTAATCCCGAGGAAGCAGTTAAACCTGTTGGTGGCTCAAGTACGGAACCTTCAGCTGTTTCTGGTGAAAATAAACCTAGTGACGACACAAGCTCGGCGCCTCCAAAGAAAAAGAAGAGACGGACGTGCTATGAATGCGGCATAGCTGGTCATCTCTCATCAGAATGCCCCAACAAGGCCAAATGA
- the LOC125544349 gene encoding zinc finger protein ZAT12-like, with product MMKRFAFEEREMARVLLLVSREQAMPMPMPSSVGVSVTGRGDRAPERAFMCKTCDRVFPSFQALGGHRASHKKPRLDGDGDFKPKMHGCSICGLEFAVGQALGGHMRRHRAMVAGGHGVTAGPPAKTVNNLDDSSNAVVVVGSGGGIKPGLWLDLNQPPCDDVGGSGVDHGECGHDATAAGYTFHQFLDAGTMPVDCVGY from the coding sequence ATGATGAAGAGATTTGCGTTCGAGGAGAGGGAGATGGCGCGCGTGCTGCTGCTCGTGTCGCGCGAGCAGGCGATGCCCATGCCGATGCCATCGTCGGTAGGTGTGAGTGTGACCGGGCGCGGTGACCGCGCCCCGGAGCGGGCGTTCATGTGCAAGACGTGCGACCGCGTGTTCCCGTCGTTCCAAGCGCTGGGCGGCCACCGCGCTAGCCACAAGAAGCCGCGGCTTGATGGCGACGGCGACTTCAAGCCCAAGATGCACGGCTGCTCCATCTGCGGCCTTGAGTTCGCTGTCGGTCAGGCGCTCGGCGGCCACATGAGGCGTCACCGTGCCATGGTTGCAGGAGGCCATGGCGTCACGGCCGGGCCGCCGGCGAAAACGGTCAACAACCTTGACGACAGCAGCAACGCCGTTGTGGTTGTTGGCAGCGGAGGCGGCATCAAGCCCGGGCTATGGCTCGACCTGAACCAACCGCCGTGTGACGATGTGGGTGGCAGCGGCGTCGATCACGGCGAGTGCGGCCATGACGCCACAGCCGCTGGGTACACGTTCCACCAGTTCTTGGATGCCGGCACCATGCCGGTGGACTGCGTCGGCTACTAG
- the LOC125544355 gene encoding zinc finger protein ZAT12-like yields the protein MTKRYAFEEKEMARMLLLVSREQAMPMPMPMAVRGDRAPERVFVCKTCDRVFPSFQALGGHRASHKKPRLDDGGNLKPKLHGCSVCGLEFAIGQALGGHMRRHRAMAVGGGGGVMAITPPTAAIKKHGDSSDDAVVGMKRGLWLDLNHPPCDEYGTSSESDDECGHDAAAGGYTFHQFLDTGTMAVDCV from the coding sequence ATGACAAAGAGGTATGCTTTTGAGGAGAAGGAGATGGCGCGCATGCTGCTGCTCGTGTCGCGGGAGCAGGCGATGCCCATGCCGATGCCGATGGCGGTGCGCGGTGACCGCGCCCCGGAGCGGGTGTTCGTGTGCAAGACGTGCGACCGCGTGTTCCCGTCGTTCCAGGCGCTGGGCGGGCACCGGGCCAGCCACAAGAAGCCACGGCTGGACGACGGGGGCAACCTCAAGCCCAAGTTGCACGGATGCTCCGTCTGCGGGCTGGAGTTCGCCATCGGACAGGCGCTCGGTGGCCACATGCGGCGCCACCGTGCCATGGCCGTAGGCGGAGGTGGTGGCGTCATGGCTATTACGCCGCCGACAGCAGCGATCAAGAAGCACGGCGACAGCAGCGACGACGCCGTTGTCGGCATGAAGCGTGGGCTGTGGCTCGACTTGAACCATCCACCTTGCGATGAGTATGGCACCAGCAGCGAGAGCGACGACGAGTGCGGCCACGACGCAGCTGCCGGCGGGTACACGTTCCACCAGTTCCTGGATACcggcaccatggcggtggactgCGTCTAG